A single window of Leptospira semungkisensis DNA harbors:
- a CDS encoding potassium channel family protein, producing MKKKKIAVIGLGDFGIELVKRLHDDGQEVTAVDQDKNKIDRIQEYCTYCVAIDSTDESELKEHGLDEMDSVVIAIGDNFENLIITADVLKKLGVENIYARYQSDLNKRVLQMLGIENLFNPEEKAAHSMAELLADSSVKGVTLLGEEYRILEALAPKHLWGKTVAGARIREDWDLNLITVKRPKKSRRKNNPTEDILGIPSPHLVFAEGDVLVLFGKNENLEKLVGKP from the coding sequence ATGAAAAAGAAAAAGATCGCAGTGATCGGATTAGGCGATTTCGGGATCGAACTTGTGAAGAGGCTTCATGACGACGGTCAAGAAGTCACAGCAGTCGATCAAGATAAGAATAAGATAGATCGGATCCAAGAATACTGTACCTATTGTGTGGCAATCGATTCTACCGACGAATCCGAACTAAAGGAACATGGTTTGGATGAGATGGATTCTGTCGTGATCGCTATCGGAGATAATTTTGAAAATCTGATCATTACTGCAGACGTTTTGAAGAAGCTTGGAGTGGAGAATATTTATGCACGCTATCAATCCGATCTGAACAAAAGAGTACTGCAAATGTTAGGGATCGAGAATCTATTTAATCCGGAGGAAAAGGCAGCTCATTCCATGGCAGAGTTGCTCGCAGATAGCAGCGTAAAAGGAGTTACCTTGCTCGGAGAAGAGTATAGAATCTTAGAAGCTCTGGCTCCCAAGCATCTATGGGGAAAGACTGTTGCCGGAGCGCGAATAAGAGAGGACTGGGATCTGAATTTGATAACAGTCAAAAGACCGAAGAAATCCAGACGCAAAAACAATCCTACGGAAGATATACTAGGCATTCCTTCTCCTCATCTGGTATTTGCAGAAGGAGACGTTTTGGTCTTGTTCGGTAAGAATGAAAACCTCGAAAAGTTGGTGGGCAAACCTTGA
- a CDS encoding DUF4136 domain-containing protein produces the protein MRILVLVLLLKLIACSPLQVKSQLEVEKSRALVFYDKTYAFLPFVGDAPKTVILEHADLIREKLSQKGYQEVESNKADLLISYDVLIVPRGSLINPKIALGAFGGWTSRRGMLYHSYGGVSGRVGTSPTFGGLGLFGGYSALSRTSGQTPYYENFYDVIFKIVIYDGRTYRGVPTSVLLKANVEGEGRSGPMFDVIPYLITGFFKSFPEFAGEKPETISEEEVWHRK, from the coding sequence ATGAGAATCCTCGTCCTCGTCCTACTGCTTAAATTGATTGCCTGTTCACCTCTGCAGGTAAAGTCCCAATTGGAAGTAGAGAAATCTAGGGCCTTGGTATTTTATGATAAGACGTATGCATTCTTACCGTTCGTAGGCGATGCACCTAAGACAGTGATCTTGGAGCACGCAGATCTCATCCGAGAAAAACTTTCCCAGAAAGGATACCAAGAGGTCGAATCGAATAAGGCTGATCTATTAATTTCTTATGATGTTCTAATTGTTCCTCGGGGAAGTTTGATCAATCCCAAAATCGCATTAGGAGCTTTCGGTGGATGGACTAGCCGAAGAGGCATGTTATACCATTCTTACGGGGGAGTTTCCGGTAGAGTAGGAACTTCTCCTACATTTGGCGGTTTAGGACTCTTTGGCGGATATTCAGCGCTTTCTAGAACGAGCGGGCAAACGCCTTATTACGAAAACTTCTACGATGTGATCTTTAAGATCGTGATCTATGATGGAAGGACTTATAGAGGAGTCCCTACAAGTGTATTATTAAAAGCGAATGTAGAAGGAGAAGGAAGATCCGGTCCTATGTTCGACGTGATCCCGTATCTGATCACAGGCTTCTTCAAATCGTTCCCGGAATTCGCAGGAGAAAAACCGGAAACGATCTCCGAAGAAGAAGTTTGGCACCGCAAATAG
- a CDS encoding aldo/keto reductase yields MKKRRIGKTALSVSEICMGTMTFGSTCDEKEAHKILDRAYDADIDFFDTAEIYPVPPEAKYVHETERIFGNWLKTKKRDSIIIATKVCGSGSTWFSPPVRAGKTALDRRNIRVAIEGSLKRLGTDYVDLYQTHWPDHDFGFEETLEALTELIDEGKVRFIGSSNETAWGTMKSLAVSQENRLARYESIQNNFSILNRRFEDALSDICRREQISLLPYSPLAGGVLTGKYNVPSPPENARFSRYAKLPTERQRKMANRFLNEGTLASTKELMSIAAEAGMSVTTMAVAWSKQHDYVASTIIGANTVEQLEESLKATDLILTEDILKKIDEVSKKIQYPMG; encoded by the coding sequence ATGAAAAAAAGAAGAATTGGCAAAACCGCTTTATCCGTTTCGGAAATTTGCATGGGAACCATGACATTCGGTTCCACCTGCGATGAAAAAGAGGCACACAAAATCTTGGATCGCGCTTATGACGCTGACATAGACTTCTTCGATACTGCAGAAATTTATCCGGTTCCTCCCGAAGCAAAGTACGTGCACGAGACGGAAAGGATCTTCGGAAATTGGCTTAAAACAAAAAAGAGAGATTCTATCATCATCGCCACAAAGGTTTGCGGCTCCGGAAGCACTTGGTTTTCTCCTCCTGTGAGAGCAGGAAAGACTGCATTAGATCGCAGGAATATCAGAGTTGCTATCGAAGGAAGTCTGAAACGACTCGGCACCGACTATGTAGACTTATACCAAACGCATTGGCCCGATCATGATTTCGGTTTCGAAGAAACATTAGAAGCTCTTACAGAACTCATAGACGAAGGAAAAGTAAGATTTATCGGTTCAAGTAACGAAACCGCTTGGGGAACAATGAAAAGTCTCGCTGTATCTCAAGAGAATCGACTGGCAAGATACGAATCCATCCAGAACAATTTCAGCATTTTGAATCGAAGATTCGAAGATGCTCTTTCTGATATTTGTAGAAGGGAACAAATCAGCCTTCTACCTTATTCTCCTTTGGCAGGAGGAGTTCTAACAGGAAAATATAATGTTCCCAGTCCGCCTGAAAATGCGAGATTCAGTCGTTACGCAAAACTTCCTACAGAAAGGCAGAGAAAAATGGCCAATCGCTTCTTAAACGAAGGAACTCTGGCATCCACAAAAGAACTGATGAGCATAGCTGCAGAGGCAGGGATGAGCGTGACTACAATGGCAGTCGCCTGGTCCAAGCAGCATGACTATGTGGCTTCTACGATTATAGGAGCGAATACTGTGGAACAATTAGAAGAGAGCTTAAAAGCCACAGATCTAATCTTAACGGAAGATATTTTGAAAAAAATAGATGAGGTTTCTAAAAAGATCCAATATCCGATGGGTTGA
- a CDS encoding gamma-glutamyltransferase family protein, with the protein MKKKILNYFLVGTVSLVLLLVSLYYISSRPTDIMTFDDPHHTDRPVAKGQKLMVASGHPLATKAALEILESGGNAADAGMAALLVLNVTQGEEASFPGVAPLLYYDQTSKKVSSYIGVGTAPSKATIQYFKERGHDTVPMLKYSSQLVPASPDVLLAMLKKYGTKSFSEISKPAIQIAEEGFPVHRILMRNLNMNIFKRLGFRFLLPYNAEVYLEGKWWKPLYHGERFKRPALAATLKELANQETEALSKGKDRNTALEAVRNYFYKGPIADKIAKAHELHDGTIVKSDLERYMGDWEEPLTGNFGPYTIFANRTWNQGAVVPMVLQILEGVDLKSMGHNSKEYIHTVIQAIELVMADREKYFGDPAYVAVPEKGLLSKNYAQERRKLLQQKAFGKLPPFGDPFFFESPKNEKRAASISKEVDTVALNEGSNFKYSPSFWEKTDSGKVGRDTTYLSIIDSQGNSLSLTPSDFPQSPMIEGDITLGIRMTQFRLDPNHPSALVPGKRPTITPNASMVFKDGKFWMAFGTPGGDMQTQAVVQVFLNLVVFGMDPQEAVNSPRFRSLNWPDSFSPHKYYPGRIELEEEIYKQQGKSLEQLGYEVVEREKWEYDFGAPCISLRDPKTGVLYGGADPRKESWAQGK; encoded by the coding sequence ATGAAAAAGAAAATCCTAAATTACTTTTTAGTCGGAACTGTTTCACTCGTCCTTCTACTAGTCTCGCTTTACTATATATCTTCTCGTCCGACTGACATTATGACCTTCGACGATCCTCATCATACGGATCGCCCTGTTGCAAAAGGACAAAAGCTCATGGTAGCAAGCGGACATCCTCTCGCGACCAAAGCAGCTCTGGAGATACTCGAATCGGGAGGAAACGCTGCCGACGCAGGAATGGCTGCCTTGCTCGTATTGAATGTAACTCAAGGAGAGGAAGCTTCCTTTCCCGGAGTGGCTCCCTTATTGTACTACGACCAAACGAGCAAGAAAGTAAGTAGTTATATCGGAGTGGGAACGGCTCCCTCAAAAGCCACAATCCAGTATTTCAAAGAGAGAGGACATGATACTGTTCCGATGTTAAAGTATTCCTCTCAACTTGTTCCAGCTTCTCCCGATGTACTGCTGGCGATGCTGAAGAAGTATGGAACGAAATCTTTTTCTGAGATTAGCAAACCTGCTATACAGATCGCAGAAGAGGGATTCCCAGTTCATAGAATCCTAATGCGAAATCTAAACATGAATATTTTCAAGAGATTGGGTTTTCGATTCCTACTCCCGTATAACGCAGAAGTCTACTTAGAAGGAAAATGGTGGAAGCCTCTCTACCATGGAGAAAGATTTAAAAGGCCAGCGTTAGCCGCCACATTAAAAGAATTGGCCAATCAAGAAACCGAAGCTCTTTCTAAGGGAAAAGATCGCAATACTGCTCTGGAAGCCGTTCGAAATTATTTTTATAAGGGACCGATCGCAGATAAGATCGCAAAGGCCCACGAACTACATGATGGCACGATCGTAAAATCAGATCTAGAAAGATATATGGGAGATTGGGAAGAACCTCTGACTGGTAATTTCGGTCCATATACTATCTTTGCAAATCGTACTTGGAACCAAGGAGCCGTGGTTCCGATGGTACTGCAAATATTAGAAGGCGTGGATCTAAAATCCATGGGCCATAATTCTAAAGAGTATATCCATACAGTAATCCAAGCGATAGAACTCGTAATGGCAGATCGAGAAAAATACTTCGGCGATCCAGCTTACGTAGCCGTTCCGGAAAAGGGTCTATTAAGTAAAAATTATGCACAAGAAAGAAGAAAGCTCCTACAACAAAAGGCATTCGGAAAACTTCCTCCATTTGGAGATCCTTTCTTCTTTGAAAGTCCCAAGAATGAGAAGAGAGCCGCTTCTATTTCGAAAGAGGTTGATACAGTCGCCTTAAATGAAGGATCAAATTTCAAATATAGCCCTTCTTTTTGGGAGAAGACTGATAGTGGAAAAGTGGGAAGGGATACGACATATCTGAGTATCATAGACTCACAAGGAAATTCGCTCTCTTTGACTCCGAGTGATTTTCCTCAATCCCCAATGATCGAAGGAGACATCACTCTTGGGATTCGAATGACCCAATTCAGATTAGATCCAAATCATCCTTCCGCTTTAGTGCCTGGAAAAAGACCAACAATTACGCCTAACGCGTCCATGGTTTTTAAGGACGGAAAATTCTGGATGGCCTTTGGAACTCCAGGAGGAGACATGCAGACCCAGGCAGTTGTCCAAGTATTCCTGAATCTTGTGGTCTTCGGTATGGATCCTCAAGAGGCAGTGAATTCTCCTCGCTTTCGATCTTTGAATTGGCCGGATTCTTTCTCTCCTCATAAATATTATCCGGGCAGAATAGAATTAGAAGAGGAAATTTATAAGCAACAAGGAAAGTCTTTAGAACAACTAGGCTACGAAGTAGTTGAAAGAGAAAAATGGGAGTATGACTTTGGAGCTCCTTGTATTTCTCTAAGAGATCCTAAGACTGGAGTCTTGTATGGAGGCGCGGATCCTAGAAAAGAATCCTGGGCCCAAGGAAAATAA